Proteins from a genomic interval of Quercus lobata isolate SW786 chromosome 11, ValleyOak3.0 Primary Assembly, whole genome shotgun sequence:
- the LOC115966448 gene encoding transcription factor MYC3-like, with protein sequence MKWTYAIFWKLSHDYSGESILAWDFGYYQGTKDNLKAKTTSEVEQEHVKKVLVNLSLLNSGSVDEQELTDTKWFFLASKMLSFVNGSDLPGKDYHFKSSLGGWCELTSKLAI encoded by the coding sequence ATGAAATGGACCTATGCCATCTTCTGGAAGTTATCGCATGACTATTCTGGTGAGTCAATTTTGGCCTGGGATTTCGGATACTACCAAGGCACCAAAGACAATCTTAAGGCCAAGACAACATCTGAGGTGGAACAGGAGCATGTTAAGAAGGTGTTGGTCAACCTTAGTTTGTTGAACTCGGGGTCTGTTGACGAACAAGAGCTCACTGATACCAAGTGGTTCTTCTTGGCATCAAAAATGTTGTCCTTTGTGAATGGCAGCGACCTCCCTGGCAAGGATTACCACTTCAAATCCAGTTTGGGTGGCTGGTGCGAGCTCACTAGCAAGCTCGCCATATGA